From Verrucomicrobiia bacterium, a single genomic window includes:
- a CDS encoding glycosyltransferase family 4 protein, whose amino-acid sequence MKARILVLVFTYAPNVDGVANAAGLVAEGLAVRGHEVSVATLWHPQRKSPGASDNPKVFQFRVGGSAHWRDPLRGETSAFRQFVMGFKGDVILCHCLDTAPVQLALPEFRRIKAAKALISHGFEAHRLVLQPGFPWGLPTWLGWQPFVSRLPCTLRKFERLVFLSPRRDFGRFFDQKVASAIGHKGLRVIPNGVDWKTTEFNLPDFRLAYGLQHPLMFLCVAYYCDGKNQLSALRAYRQARIPNSALVFIGTERNDYSRAMEQLDAQMAPEFPEGRVLVLDKLGRAMTEAAFRTMDIFLFPTKAETQPLVLIESMAAGKPFISMDRGCISDFAGGTVVQTEPEMVKEIQRLALNADLRAKLGAQGRRDFLAKYTKQSVVDAYEEVITELVERSGGCRNVARRNPPET is encoded by the coding sequence ATGAAAGCCCGCATCCTGGTCCTGGTATTTACGTACGCCCCGAACGTGGATGGCGTGGCAAATGCCGCTGGGCTCGTCGCCGAGGGGTTGGCTGTGCGTGGCCACGAGGTGAGCGTCGCAACCTTGTGGCATCCGCAACGCAAATCGCCTGGTGCATCCGACAACCCGAAAGTCTTCCAGTTCAGGGTTGGTGGCTCAGCTCATTGGCGCGACCCGCTTCGGGGCGAGACATCGGCCTTTAGGCAGTTTGTCATGGGTTTTAAAGGCGACGTCATCCTTTGCCACTGCCTGGACACTGCCCCGGTACAACTGGCTCTTCCGGAATTCCGTCGCATAAAGGCTGCAAAAGCCCTGATCAGCCACGGCTTCGAGGCGCACAGGCTGGTCCTGCAGCCCGGCTTCCCTTGGGGGTTGCCCACTTGGCTGGGCTGGCAACCTTTCGTCTCGCGGCTCCCGTGTACATTGAGAAAATTCGAGCGTCTCGTCTTTTTAAGTCCTCGGCGCGATTTCGGCCGGTTTTTCGACCAGAAGGTCGCCTCAGCCATCGGACACAAAGGACTGCGGGTGATCCCCAATGGCGTGGATTGGAAAACGACTGAATTCAACCTGCCGGATTTCCGCCTGGCTTATGGTTTGCAACACCCGCTGATGTTCCTGTGTGTCGCCTATTACTGCGATGGCAAGAACCAACTCTCGGCCTTGCGCGCCTATCGCCAGGCGCGAATTCCCAATTCCGCCCTGGTCTTCATTGGAACCGAACGCAATGATTATTCACGCGCCATGGAACAGTTGGATGCCCAAATGGCTCCGGAATTTCCCGAGGGACGAGTCTTGGTCCTGGACAAACTGGGGCGCGCCATGACTGAGGCCGCATTCCGAACCATGGACATCTTTCTGTTTCCAACTAAAGCCGAGACGCAGCCCTTGGTCCTGATTGAAAGCATGGCAGCCGGCAAGCCGTTCATCTCAATGGACCGTGGGTGCATCAGTGATTTTGCCGGCGGGACTGTTGTCCAAACCGAGCCTGAAATGGTTAAGGAGATCCAGCGCTTGGCCCTAAATGCGGATTTGCGGGCCAAACTCGGCGCTCAAGGGCGCCGCGACTTCCTGGCGAAATATACGAAACAAAGTGTGGTCGATGCCTACGAGGAGGTGATCACCGAGCTGGTGGAACGCTCCGGGGGCTGCAGGAATGTTGCCCGCCGCAACCCGCCCGAGACGTAA
- a CDS encoding oligosaccharide flippase family protein — MSRIKRLAHSLASGYVLLGANVIYTLTSFRLAGKYLGPAEFGLWAVVTNLAQYIALIDLGMTSTSRILIDYKDHRDAGDYGSVIKTFLVVSLIQAILIVLLSIGLAVALVPVLHIPGTLKHQFIYLTIGQCGVLGAGFLSRIFPFVLSAHQRYDLVNYTQTAGFALGLGAMWAAFVHHQGIYSTLWAQFASWLVNGALTCVWVLRMQLLPARRCWGRATWSRFRELFALGSDLFLYALGFQMLSASQTVILTRQLGLEASALWSVCTRTFSLVSQIIYRVFDYAGPALAEMIVRGERERLYQRFRSLVVLSASLSVCAGTIFAICNQPFVALWMRRQYGWWPLNDGLLAFWLVLQATTRCHLGLVGVSKEIRSMRFIYLAEGTFFVVLGLLVLRWGGITAMLLCSIAGTMLFSAPYGFWRTSQYFNVPWKVPSFEWWLPPLRLALGLVPLAGLLWWLTRPLPLRPQLLIRGAASALLALPLLLRFGLDAELRKEILARAPARFQPLLRTIASTRMKDEG, encoded by the coding sequence ATGTCGCGGATCAAACGGCTCGCGCATTCTCTGGCGTCCGGATACGTCCTGCTCGGCGCAAACGTCATCTACACCTTGACCTCATTCCGGCTGGCGGGGAAATACCTCGGCCCGGCGGAATTCGGCCTTTGGGCAGTCGTAACAAACCTGGCGCAATACATCGCGCTCATTGACCTGGGGATGACCAGCACTTCCCGGATTCTCATCGACTACAAAGACCACCGGGACGCGGGCGATTACGGGAGTGTGATTAAAACATTTCTCGTCGTGAGCCTTATCCAGGCGATTCTCATTGTGCTGCTCAGCATCGGGCTGGCCGTTGCCCTGGTCCCGGTGCTGCACATCCCGGGAACGCTCAAGCACCAGTTTATATACCTGACAATCGGACAATGCGGTGTCCTTGGGGCCGGTTTTTTGAGCCGAATTTTCCCATTTGTCCTCTCGGCCCATCAACGCTATGACCTCGTCAATTATACCCAGACCGCCGGGTTCGCCCTGGGCCTTGGCGCAATGTGGGCTGCATTCGTGCATCACCAGGGCATTTACAGCACGCTTTGGGCCCAGTTCGCCTCCTGGCTTGTAAACGGCGCCTTGACCTGCGTCTGGGTGCTGCGGATGCAACTCCTCCCGGCTCGACGTTGCTGGGGACGCGCCACTTGGAGCCGCTTCCGAGAATTGTTTGCCTTGGGCTCGGACCTGTTTCTCTATGCCCTCGGGTTCCAGATGCTGAGCGCGAGCCAAACGGTCATCCTGACCCGCCAACTCGGCCTCGAGGCCTCAGCCCTTTGGTCGGTTTGCACACGGACCTTCAGCCTGGTCAGCCAGATTATTTACCGGGTATTCGATTATGCCGGGCCGGCGCTGGCCGAAATGATCGTTCGCGGCGAGCGGGAGCGGCTCTACCAGCGGTTCCGTTCGCTGGTGGTGTTATCCGCCTCGCTCAGCGTGTGCGCGGGAACCATCTTTGCCATTTGCAACCAGCCATTCGTGGCGCTCTGGATGCGCAGACAATACGGCTGGTGGCCACTCAACGATGGTTTGTTAGCGTTCTGGCTGGTGCTGCAAGCGACCACCCGTTGCCATCTGGGGCTGGTGGGGGTGAGCAAAGAAATCCGTTCGATGCGTTTTATCTATCTGGCCGAAGGCACCTTTTTCGTGGTCCTGGGGCTGCTGGTGCTGCGGTGGGGGGGCATTACGGCCATGTTACTTTGCTCGATTGCGGGCACCATGCTCTTCAGCGCGCCGTACGGCTTTTGGCGGACCAGCCAGTATTTCAACGTTCCGTGGAAGGTCCCCTCGTTCGAGTGGTGGCTTCCCCCGTTGCGCCTGGCGCTGGGCCTGGTCCCATTGGCGGGCCTGCTTTGGTGGCTGACCCGGCCACTTCCTCTGCGCCCGCAACTGCTCATCCGCGGAGCGGCCAGCGCGCTGCTCGCCCTGCCGCTCCTGTTGCGTTTTGGCCTGGATGCAGAGCTTCGCAAGGAGATACTGGCTCGGGCGCCCGCTCGATTTCAGCCTCTCTTACGAACAATCGCTTCTACAAGGATGAAAGATGAGGGATGA
- a CDS encoding PQQ-binding-like beta-propeller repeat protein — protein MLIAVWLKKRFTHRESGPARPTQAVDRDRLGVLWRLLRPGRDALRVYPKRRRAGLAAALQNGGAGAALAALGILLGLNPSASAQVSTVSNKWAVLIKYPCDSSPAIDSEGNIFFGTWDGKLWALKSDGSRKWIFSTGHEIKSAPALGGDGTVYFGCRDRKVYAVGPDGKKKWDFKTGAWVDSSPAIGADGTIYVGSWDKTFYALNPDGSKKWQFPTAGEIVSSPAIGAAGRIYFGSHDRNFYALAPDGAKAWAFATGGPIISSPAIDRDGTVYFTSVDGFFYALDPDGQLKWRLKTGGITESSPVIGQDGMLYVGVNQQLWALTREPKKKWQYGLGVAWWDPVEVAPLALADGSVCFISHYGLLTNLDADGKWKWHYYMYGNGTVSPAVAPSGSIYTAGQYPTNGICFQALRTDAPLAQSPWPKFRGNPENTGRAAPAELQSVR, from the coding sequence GTGTTGATTGCAGTCTGGCTGAAGAAACGTTTCACCCATCGAGAATCCGGCCCCGCTCGACCCACGCAAGCCGTGGATAGGGATCGTCTTGGTGTGCTTTGGCGCCTGCTGCGCCCGGGACGGGACGCACTCCGCGTCTATCCAAAGCGGCGTCGCGCAGGGCTTGCCGCCGCACTCCAAAATGGCGGGGCCGGTGCGGCACTGGCCGCTCTTGGCATCTTATTGGGGCTGAACCCATCGGCTTCGGCACAGGTAAGCACGGTTTCCAACAAATGGGCCGTTCTCATCAAATACCCCTGCGATTCATCCCCGGCCATTGACAGCGAAGGCAATATTTTCTTCGGCACGTGGGACGGCAAACTCTGGGCGCTGAAATCCGACGGCTCGCGCAAGTGGATTTTCAGCACCGGCCATGAGATAAAGTCGGCTCCGGCCCTGGGCGGCGACGGCACGGTCTATTTTGGCTGCCGTGACCGGAAGGTCTATGCGGTCGGCCCTGACGGCAAAAAGAAGTGGGATTTCAAGACCGGCGCCTGGGTGGACTCCTCGCCCGCCATCGGCGCAGACGGCACCATTTACGTGGGCTCGTGGGACAAGACCTTCTACGCCCTGAATCCGGACGGCTCGAAAAAGTGGCAGTTCCCGACTGCCGGCGAGATTGTCTCCTCGCCAGCGATTGGCGCCGCGGGACGGATATATTTCGGGTCACACGACCGGAATTTCTACGCGCTGGCGCCTGATGGAGCCAAGGCCTGGGCATTCGCCACCGGCGGCCCGATAATTTCATCGCCAGCCATCGACCGCGACGGCACGGTGTATTTCACCTCCGTCGATGGTTTCTTTTACGCCCTGGATCCGGATGGCCAATTGAAATGGCGGCTCAAGACCGGCGGCATCACCGAGTCCTCGCCGGTGATTGGGCAGGACGGGATGCTTTATGTGGGGGTGAACCAACAGCTCTGGGCCCTTACGCGCGAGCCAAAGAAGAAGTGGCAGTATGGGCTGGGTGTGGCCTGGTGGGACCCGGTTGAAGTCGCGCCGCTGGCATTGGCTGATGGTTCGGTTTGCTTCATATCGCATTACGGGCTGCTCACCAACCTGGATGCCGATGGCAAGTGGAAGTGGCATTATTACATGTACGGGAACGGCACGGTCTCGCCCGCAGTGGCGCCTTCCGGTAGTATCTACACCGCAGGTCAGTACCCAACGAATGGCATCTGCTTTCAGGCCCTGCGCACGGATGCGCCTCTGGCCCAATCCCCCTGGCCGAAGTTCCGGGGCAACCCGGAAAACACTGGCCGCGCCGCGCCGGCTGAACTTCAGAGTGTGCGATAG
- a CDS encoding response regulator transcription factor, with the protein MVSATKERIRILVVDDHPVVRQGLQSCLSRLDRLKIIGEAADGQEAFEKALKLSPDVVLMDISMPRRDGLSVTQDLRKAAPHIKVLVLSVHSTKEFIFRIIQAGAHGYVSKEASPETLLRAIEAVYAGQSSFSPEIAQAALNQLVNSGGKKEPFAQLTEREREVLVLIAQGRSNKEIAGQLGIGVRTIETHRERIMRRLDIHSVAGLTKFAISNGLVPLEDGAPQ; encoded by the coding sequence ATGGTGAGTGCGACAAAAGAAAGAATCCGAATACTGGTGGTCGATGATCATCCGGTGGTGAGGCAGGGGCTGCAATCCTGCCTGTCACGGCTGGACCGGCTGAAAATAATCGGCGAAGCTGCGGACGGCCAGGAGGCCTTCGAGAAAGCGCTCAAGCTCTCACCCGATGTTGTTTTAATGGATATCTCCATGCCCCGCCGTGACGGGCTGTCTGTCACCCAGGATTTGCGCAAGGCGGCGCCCCATATCAAAGTGCTGGTGCTTTCCGTCCATAGCACCAAAGAATTCATCTTCCGCATTATCCAGGCCGGGGCCCATGGTTACGTGTCCAAAGAGGCCTCTCCGGAGACCCTCTTGCGCGCCATCGAGGCGGTCTATGCCGGCCAGAGCTCCTTTAGCCCCGAAATAGCCCAGGCTGCTCTGAACCAACTGGTCAATAGCGGAGGCAAAAAAGAGCCCTTCGCCCAGCTCACCGAACGGGAGCGCGAAGTGCTGGTGTTGATTGCCCAGGGCCGCAGCAACAAAGAAATTGCAGGCCAGCTTGGGATTGGTGTCCGGACCATCGAAACGCATCGGGAACGCATTATGCGCCGGCTGGACATCCACTCCGTAGCCGGCTTGACGAAGTTCGCGATCTCCAACGGGTTAGTCCCTCTCGAAGACGGGGCGCCGCAGTAG